From a region of the Desulfomonilaceae bacterium genome:
- a CDS encoding TRC40/GET3/ArsA family transport-energizing ATPase → MSLAKIFEQYPDRRYIMFGGKGGLGKTTFSAATSYYLAKKGKKVLVFSVDPQASLTDIFQKDIFGKGPTEIMPNLYAQEIDADKRVKEYQQEIRQKIIDMYGMEKIPEEIESYIQAAAAEPAMEESAIFDEVVDIVVTGGYDYYIYDLVPLGHALYYLSMASVYDAWIDKITKLREQMREYDQVAAVMQREKELEEDAILNELLFIKDRINKSSSILTDKAKTAFFFVLTAEQMVIKDTQKAAELFAKFDVPLSGYIINRVLPAELKSGNIPEYLKNRFQMQEHYLEVIDKEFRNQILASVPEMERDVTGLPMIEKLAKAMFGDF, encoded by the coding sequence ATGTCATTAGCAAAGATATTCGAGCAGTATCCAGACAGAAGATACATCATGTTTGGAGGCAAGGGAGGCCTTGGCAAGACTACTTTTTCTGCTGCTACATCGTATTATTTGGCAAAAAAGGGCAAAAAAGTGCTCGTTTTTTCGGTCGATCCTCAAGCTTCACTCACTGATATTTTCCAAAAAGACATATTTGGTAAAGGTCCAACTGAGATCATGCCAAATCTCTACGCTCAGGAAATTGACGCAGATAAACGCGTGAAGGAGTATCAGCAGGAGATCAGACAGAAAATTATTGACATGTATGGAATGGAGAAGATTCCCGAGGAAATTGAGAGCTACATTCAGGCCGCCGCGGCTGAGCCGGCCATGGAGGAAAGCGCGATTTTTGATGAAGTCGTGGACATAGTGGTAACAGGGGGCTACGACTACTACATCTATGACCTGGTTCCTCTGGGGCACGCTCTATACTATCTGAGTATGGCTTCGGTATATGACGCATGGATAGACAAGATTACCAAGTTACGTGAGCAGATGCGTGAGTACGATCAAGTGGCGGCTGTAATGCAAAGGGAAAAAGAACTTGAAGAAGACGCCATTCTGAACGAACTCCTGTTTATTAAGGACCGGATAAACAAATCATCCAGTATATTGACAGACAAGGCCAAAACAGCTTTCTTTTTTGTCCTTACCGCGGAGCAAATGGTTATCAAGGATACGCAGAAAGCAGCCGAATTGTTTGCCAAATTTGATGTTCCTCTAAGTGGATACATAATTAACAGGGTATTACCAGCGGAACTTAAATCTGGCAATATCCCTGAATATCTAAAAAATAGATTCCAGATGCAGGAACATTACCTTGAGGTTATAGATAAAGAGTTTCGGAACCAGATCCTGGCATCTGTTCCGGAGATGGAGCGAGATGTGACCGGTTTACCAATGATCGAAAAATTGGCAAAAGCCATGTTCGGCGATTTCTAA
- a CDS encoding ArsA family ATPase, with the protein MNHIVTSMQQYFDQKPRLKYIFFGGKGGVGKTALAGAAALWSAKQGRKTLLASTNPVHSLSNLFEQNVFGRPVVVCDEVNCHAFEIDTRDTIERSKKEIREKINWFLKFADITTKAEDFIESATMNPAFEESAMFENMMDLMFKDEYDFYVFDTAPTANARRLLGMSKVYGLWVEKMLKSREEAKSLREMLSFSKKKEKDPLLDYLLGFKDRMAHAKDLLTDDALTAFFFVTLPESLPIAVITRFINWFYEFGIPVGGVVVNGLIPKEQVSEDSAEFVKNRVKMQDEHMEQIWKIFDDKVRCVIPLFETEVKGPVMLNRMVDYLMPK; encoded by the coding sequence GTGAATCACATCGTTACGAGTATGCAACAATATTTCGACCAAAAACCCCGTCTCAAATACATTTTTTTCGGTGGCAAAGGAGGAGTCGGGAAAACCGCTCTGGCGGGAGCCGCAGCGTTATGGTCCGCAAAACAGGGACGTAAAACCCTACTCGCGTCTACTAATCCAGTACATAGCCTTTCCAATCTCTTCGAGCAAAATGTTTTCGGACGTCCTGTCGTTGTTTGTGACGAAGTCAATTGTCATGCCTTTGAAATAGACACCAGAGACACCATCGAAAGATCAAAAAAAGAGATTCGGGAGAAAATTAACTGGTTTCTCAAATTCGCGGATATTACCACCAAAGCTGAAGATTTTATCGAATCGGCTACGATGAACCCCGCTTTTGAAGAATCGGCAATGTTCGAGAACATGATGGACCTTATGTTTAAGGACGAGTATGACTTCTATGTTTTCGATACGGCTCCTACAGCAAATGCCCGACGTCTCCTCGGGATGTCAAAAGTGTACGGGCTTTGGGTGGAAAAAATGCTCAAGAGTCGGGAAGAGGCTAAGTCACTTCGGGAGATGCTGTCTTTTTCCAAAAAAAAAGAAAAAGACCCTTTGCTTGATTACCTGCTTGGTTTTAAAGACCGCATGGCTCACGCCAAGGACTTGCTCACTGATGACGCTTTAACGGCTTTCTTTTTCGTTACTCTTCCTGAAAGCCTTCCTATAGCGGTCATAACAAGATTTATTAACTGGTTTTATGAATTTGGCATCCCGGTCGGCGGCGTTGTGGTTAACGGATTGATCCCCAAGGAACAGGTAAGCGAAGATTCGGCGGAATTTGTAAAAAACAGGGTTAAAATGCAGGACGAGCATATGGAACAAATATGGAAAATATTTGATGACAAAGTAAGATGTGTAATTCCGCTATTCGAGACGGAGGTCAAGGGACCCGTAATGCTTAATAGAATGGTTGACTATCTAATGCCCAAATGA
- a CDS encoding response regulator, translating to MPSIFTILIADKNKNVREFLRREFVADGYDVKLAKDDREMVALSIEDPTPDLLICDLEIPYSDGPDSLEKLADALPMLPIVVYTLLTEHANHKAIKKAAAFLEKRGNDIDALKDTVNKVLQNYYPSRCLPSPNSNNPTAMND from the coding sequence ATGCCTAGTATATTCACAATTCTCATTGCCGACAAAAACAAAAATGTTAGAGAATTTCTGCGCCGAGAATTCGTAGCGGACGGCTACGATGTAAAATTGGCGAAAGACGATCGAGAAATGGTCGCATTAAGCATAGAAGACCCTACGCCCGATTTACTTATTTGCGATTTGGAAATTCCTTATTCCGATGGGCCGGACAGTTTAGAAAAACTGGCAGACGCCTTACCGATGCTACCGATTGTGGTTTACACCCTGTTGACTGAACACGCCAACCACAAGGCAATTAAAAAGGCTGCGGCGTTCCTGGAGAAACGAGGAAATGATATTGACGCGCTGAAGGATACGGTCAATAAGGTGTTGCAAAATTATTATCCTTCACGATGTTTACCTAGCCCAAATTCCAATAATCCAACCGCAATGAATGACTAG